The following proteins are co-located in the Terriglobia bacterium genome:
- a CDS encoding 50S ribosome-binding GTPase, with translation MTVSVHSGPHAVPETTAAPSRVVALVGAPNSGKTTLFNRLTGLRQKVANYPGVTVEQHRGYVTTDSGEKLTLIDLPGVYSLSPRSEDTRTTIEVLHGRFPGVPEPDSVLLELDATNLGRQLSLAAHIIGLGLPTLVILNMADSLRSQGGHVDPLALAKELGTPVVLASAATGEGMTAILRFLSSPAAAPAPLSLPILQDIPACQRWAGRVGESAGYRRPLPSRWTRRLDSVLLHRVWGPVLFLLTIFTLFQSIFLVGQPLSGLLQRVLHYLGGLAAAAFPDGMMKSILFDGAWNGTAAVLVFLPQIMFLFLAIGILEDSGYLARAAVIADRGMAKIGLNGKSFIPLLSAHACAVPGLLDDGRQCLLAGDWRTH, from the coding sequence ATGACGGTGTCGGTGCACTCCGGGCCACATGCCGTGCCCGAGACAACAGCGGCACCGTCCCGCGTGGTGGCCCTGGTTGGCGCGCCCAACTCGGGCAAGACGACGCTTTTCAATCGTCTGACGGGCCTGCGCCAGAAGGTCGCCAACTACCCGGGCGTAACAGTTGAGCAGCACCGTGGGTATGTGACGACAGACTCCGGCGAAAAACTCACACTCATTGATCTACCTGGCGTATACAGCCTCTCGCCCCGTTCGGAGGATACCCGCACCACGATTGAGGTGCTGCACGGCCGTTTTCCCGGTGTACCAGAACCCGACAGCGTTCTGCTGGAGTTGGACGCCACCAACCTCGGACGCCAGCTCTCCTTGGCTGCCCACATTATTGGCCTCGGTCTGCCCACATTGGTGATTCTGAACATGGCGGATTCTCTTCGCTCGCAGGGCGGCCATGTCGATCCCTTGGCATTGGCGAAAGAACTTGGCACACCGGTCGTGTTGGCAAGTGCGGCGACCGGTGAGGGCATGACCGCGATTCTGCGGTTTCTGTCCTCTCCAGCCGCCGCTCCGGCACCGCTCAGTTTGCCGATTTTGCAGGACATTCCGGCGTGTCAGCGCTGGGCTGGGCGAGTCGGCGAGTCCGCTGGATACCGACGCCCTCTGCCTTCGCGCTGGACTCGACGTCTAGATAGCGTGCTGCTGCACCGCGTCTGGGGACCGGTTCTTTTCTTGCTCACCATTTTCACGCTCTTTCAATCGATCTTCCTTGTCGGACAGCCATTGTCGGGGCTTCTGCAGCGCGTTCTGCATTACTTAGGTGGACTCGCGGCGGCCGCGTTCCCGGATGGGATGATGAAGTCCATTCTGTTCGATGGCGCATGGAATGGGACGGCGGCGGTGCTCGTGTTCCTGCCACAGATTATGTTTCTGTTTCTGGCCATCGGAATCCTGGAGGACTCCGGCTATCTGGCGCGCGCTGCTGTGATTGCGGATCGCGGCATGGCAAAGATCGGGCTGAACGGAAAATCATTCATCCCCTTGCTCTCTGCCCATGCCTGCGCCGTGCCCGGGCTCCTGGATGATGGCCGCCAATGCTTACTCGCGGGCGATTGGAGGACGCATTGA
- a CDS encoding ferrous iron transport protein A produces MNASAAELMDLGFIPGAHVTPAYSGLGGDPRVYRLEGSLVALRREAAYQIEVRIAGKQEEE; encoded by the coding sequence GTGAACGCGTCCGCCGCGGAGCTGATGGACTTGGGATTCATTCCCGGGGCGCATGTGACGCCTGCATACAGCGGACTGGGCGGAGATCCTCGTGTCTATCGGTTGGAAGGAAGCTTGGTGGCGTTACGGCGCGAGGCGGCTTACCAGATCGAGGTGAGAATTGCGGGGAAACAAGAAGAGGAATGA
- a CDS encoding DUF6125 family protein, whose protein sequence is MCTPSPFELMDREELMRALVMFAKNWLAHDGSWFLAAEERLGIEAAIQLDAGAWKRFAAAEARRIMDAFQIATGGGLSALEKALGLRMYSVINAQHIEWSGDRSRLRFYMDVCRVQETRRRKGLPDFPCKTVGMVEFHTFARTVDPRIRTTCLRCPPDAADGEFCAWEFSIGDSDSDSA, encoded by the coding sequence ATGTGTACACCAAGTCCTTTTGAGCTGATGGACCGTGAAGAACTCATGCGCGCATTGGTCATGTTCGCGAAGAATTGGCTGGCACATGACGGTTCCTGGTTCCTGGCCGCCGAGGAACGGCTTGGCATAGAAGCGGCCATCCAACTCGACGCAGGTGCCTGGAAGCGGTTCGCAGCCGCCGAGGCTCGCCGCATCATGGACGCCTTTCAGATCGCGACCGGCGGCGGGCTGTCGGCCCTAGAGAAGGCCCTTGGACTCCGAATGTACAGCGTAATCAACGCCCAACACATTGAGTGGTCAGGGGACAGAAGCCGGTTGCGTTTTTACATGGACGTGTGCCGCGTCCAGGAGACGCGCCGTCGTAAAGGTCTGCCCGATTTTCCGTGCAAGACAGTCGGCATGGTCGAATTCCATACGTTTGCGCGCACTGTTGATCCTCGCATCCGGACAACCTGCTTGCGCTGTCCGCCAGATGCCGCCGACGGCGAATTTTGTGCTTGGGAATTCAGTATCGGCGATTCAGACAGCGATTCGGCATGA
- a CDS encoding rhomboid family intramembrane serine protease, with protein MPVPITLLLVGINVFLFIAMVVKGVSLTQPTSDQLLRWGANSGSLTLQGQWWRLLTAMFVHIGITHLALNMWALWNLGMLAEYLYGPKTFLALYLVSGVAASVVSIGRNPLVVGAGASGAIFGLAGALIATLYLAHLPTPRSALRWGLISLIVFAGYSLVYGFFKGGIDNAAHVGGLVSGLLLGAALSKDFPRPAPRSSASRPMLFPAFAALLLVAILGVRYVHMPVVRLDKAEQDLRNGDNAAAMRELNQVLKARPKYAAAWALMGTVYAHNREADKAEGAFQRAAQLQPDNPVAWKQLGLLYLRSKRYESARATYQRLAQLSPKDADVQLKLGFVQAELGDREAALASFRNATSLAPNQRVTWFNFGLAAMNLKRYDDAVEAFTRETKLAPRDAEAWIWLANAYQAKGMTEKADAAYLTGYRLRAAMQRTPGR; from the coding sequence ATGCCGGTCCCGATCACGCTGCTGCTGGTGGGGATCAACGTTTTCCTCTTCATTGCGATGGTAGTGAAGGGTGTGTCGCTGACCCAGCCCACCTCCGATCAGCTTCTTCGTTGGGGCGCCAATTCCGGCTCGCTCACGCTGCAGGGCCAGTGGTGGCGTCTGCTGACGGCGATGTTCGTGCACATCGGCATCACGCACCTGGCGCTGAACATGTGGGCGCTATGGAACCTGGGGATGCTCGCGGAATATCTTTACGGCCCCAAGACGTTCCTGGCGTTGTACCTGGTTTCCGGAGTGGCGGCGAGCGTCGTAAGCATAGGGCGGAATCCGCTGGTGGTGGGGGCGGGGGCCTCGGGCGCAATCTTCGGGCTTGCCGGCGCGTTGATTGCAACCCTCTACTTGGCCCATCTTCCGACCCCACGCTCCGCACTGCGATGGGGCCTGATCAGTCTCATCGTGTTCGCCGGCTATAGTCTTGTCTATGGATTTTTCAAGGGCGGCATTGATAATGCCGCACACGTCGGCGGGCTGGTTTCAGGACTCCTGTTGGGAGCGGCGTTGAGCAAGGATTTTCCGCGGCCGGCGCCGAGATCGTCAGCCAGCAGGCCGATGCTCTTCCCCGCCTTTGCCGCGCTGCTGCTGGTTGCCATCCTTGGTGTGCGCTACGTTCACATGCCGGTAGTGCGGCTGGACAAGGCGGAGCAGGACTTGCGCAACGGTGACAACGCGGCTGCCATGCGCGAGTTGAACCAGGTGCTAAAGGCGCGCCCGAAGTACGCCGCGGCGTGGGCGCTGATGGGGACGGTGTACGCGCACAATCGCGAGGCGGACAAGGCGGAAGGCGCGTTCCAGCGTGCAGCGCAGTTGCAGCCGGACAATCCAGTAGCGTGGAAGCAACTGGGATTACTCTACCTGCGCAGCAAGCGTTACGAGTCGGCGAGGGCGACCTACCAGAGACTGGCGCAACTGAGTCCGAAGGATGCTGATGTACAGTTGAAGCTGGGCTTCGTGCAGGCAGAACTCGGCGACCGCGAGGCCGCGCTGGCCAGTTTCCGCAACGCGACATCGCTGGCGCCTAACCAGCGGGTGACATGGTTCAACTTTGGGCTGGCTGCGATGAACCTGAAACGCTACGACGATGCGGTGGAGGCGTTCACCCGCGAGACGAAACTGGCGCCGCGCGATGCCGAGGCGTGGATCTGGCTGGCCAATGCGTATCAGGCCAAGGGCATGACGGAGAAGGCCGACGCGGCCTATCTGACCGGGTATAGGCTACGAGCCGCCATGCAGCGGACGCCGGGCAGATAG
- a CDS encoding universal stress protein yields MADKPLHLPAAVPTLDASTPIAMQRIMLATDFDPVSEAALLYSLAIARWYGSKIYLMHVVAPEPFNFLAPDARQRALEDAWRTAQRHMTNLLIAGHLEGVDHQVLVEQGDVWEVLSRRIEELSISLLVIGTHARGRVGKLLLGSVAETIFRQATCPVLMVGPRARHVSERTPDQPILFCTGFSAHSLKAGGYALSLAQHQGSQLLLMHVSKETSVPEQEQQQIAQQAHQRLRSLIPPGTQLAASPETIVEFGVAAERILQAAKQRKAGLIVLGVRQPVGFVRRLKWATAYEVVGESPCPVLTVRMTEPE; encoded by the coding sequence ATGGCCGATAAGCCGCTCCATCTCCCTGCCGCCGTGCCCACCCTGGACGCTTCCACCCCCATTGCCATGCAGCGAATCATGCTGGCCACCGACTTCGATCCCGTGTCGGAGGCGGCCCTGCTTTACTCGCTGGCGATTGCGCGCTGGTACGGTTCCAAGATCTACCTCATGCACGTGGTGGCCCCCGAGCCGTTCAATTTTCTGGCTCCCGATGCCCGTCAGCGCGCGCTGGAAGATGCGTGGCGCACCGCGCAGCGCCACATGACCAACTTGCTGATCGCCGGACATCTGGAAGGCGTGGATCACCAGGTGCTGGTGGAGCAGGGCGACGTGTGGGAAGTGCTGTCGCGGCGAATCGAAGAGCTGTCCATCAGCCTTCTGGTGATCGGAACGCACGCCAGAGGGCGCGTGGGGAAGCTCCTCCTGGGTTCGGTGGCGGAGACGATTTTTCGTCAGGCGACCTGTCCGGTGCTGATGGTGGGTCCGCGGGCGCGGCACGTCAGCGAGCGCACGCCGGACCAGCCCATCCTGTTTTGCACTGGGTTCAGCGCGCACTCGCTGAAGGCCGGAGGCTATGCGCTGTCGCTGGCGCAGCACCAGGGATCGCAGTTGCTGCTCATGCACGTGAGCAAGGAAACGTCCGTGCCGGAGCAGGAGCAGCAGCAGATTGCGCAGCAAGCTCACCAGCGGCTGCGATCGTTGATCCCGCCGGGCACGCAACTGGCGGCGTCGCCAGAGACGATTGTGGAATTCGGGGTGGCGGCGGAGCGCATCCTGCAAGCCGCCAAGCAGCGCAAGGCCGGGCTGATCGTGCTGGGAGTGCGGCAGCCGGTAGGGTTCGTGCGCCGGCTGAAGTGGGCGACCGCGTACGAGGTGGTGGGCGAGTCGCCGTGTCCGGTGCTGACCGTGCGGATGACGGAGCCGGAATAA
- a CDS encoding type II toxin-antitoxin system PemK/MazF family toxin, which produces MKRGEICTVAGGKDYAGKPRPVVILQDDRFDMTDSVTVCAFTTDPTDAPLFRLPIEPSEDNGLRTACRLMVDKITTVPKAKIGARVGRLADEDTVRLNRAVLVFLGIAAPPNHEQLESA; this is translated from the coding sequence GTGAAGCGCGGCGAGATTTGCACTGTTGCAGGTGGTAAGGACTACGCGGGCAAGCCCCGTCCCGTTGTGATTCTTCAAGACGACCGTTTCGACATGACGGATTCGGTCACAGTGTGCGCATTCACTACCGACCCAACTGATGCTCCTCTGTTTCGGCTGCCTATCGAACCCAGCGAGGACAACGGCCTGCGTACTGCCTGCCGCTTGATGGTAGATAAGATCACGACCGTTCCGAAGGCGAAGATCGGCGCGCGTGTCGGCAGGCTTGCTGACGAGGACACGGTGCGGCTGAATCGCGCAGTTCTGGTCTTCTTGGGTATCGCCGCTCCGCCCAACCACGAGCAACTGGAATCGGCATGA
- a CDS encoding antitoxin MazE family protein: MRARTPSKSSRDKVRAHRKRLRQLGLRPIQIWVPDMRSPAFVTEAHRQSLAVAKSPRAKKDQDFIDAVSDWGGM; this comes from the coding sequence TTGAGAGCACGGACTCCATCCAAGTCGTCTCGAGATAAGGTCAGAGCGCATCGCAAGCGGCTGCGCCAACTGGGCTTGCGGCCGATCCAGATTTGGGTACCTGACATGCGGTCGCCTGCTTTTGTGACCGAGGCACACCGGCAGTCCCTCGCGGTCGCCAAGAGTCCTCGCGCCAAGAAGGATCAGGACTTTATCGATGCTGTCTCCGATTGGGGCGGGATGTGA
- a CDS encoding beta-lactamase family protein — protein MRVRIAVFTLLVSLAAHAQQPRSLFPNDVRYQMDVAAVQTLRDTGVPSASIAVVKDGRMAYLQTYGESRLEPRTPVRPDMRYSIGSISKQFTAVALLLLQEQGKLSLDDPVGKFLPNLTRARDVTIRQVLTHTSGYSDFWPQDYVMPMMLKPTTAAQIMDTWARKPLDFEPGTRWQYSNTGYVIAGAIIEKVTGKPYFQFLRDHIFTPLNMTSVADFDQHGVAPTDPTGYLRYGLGPARVAPAEGAGWMFAAGELAMTAEDLARWDIALIERKIMSPASYQQFETETVLANGLGTQYGLGVFVRSESGHRALTHGGEVSGFTATNTVFPDDRVAVVVLTNQDAANASGTIAKKLATLALQDADTARKLEQAQQIFAGLQKGTINRALFTDNANSYFSEQALKDFASSLGPLGAPKEFTQTNQSLRGGMMLRVYQVKFADKALRAWTFEMPDGKLEQYQVAAAD, from the coding sequence ATGCGCGTACGCATCGCCGTTTTCACCCTCCTCGTCTCTCTCGCCGCCCACGCCCAGCAGCCGCGCTCGCTGTTTCCCAACGATGTCCGCTACCAGATGGACGTCGCCGCCGTCCAGACTCTCCGCGACACCGGCGTGCCCAGCGCTTCCATCGCGGTAGTCAAGGATGGCCGCATGGCTTACCTCCAGACCTACGGCGAGTCGCGCCTGGAGCCGCGCACTCCCGTGCGTCCCGACATGCGCTATAGCATCGGCTCCATCAGCAAGCAGTTCACCGCGGTCGCGCTTCTTCTGTTGCAGGAGCAAGGCAAGCTCTCGCTCGACGATCCCGTCGGCAAGTTCCTCCCCAACCTCACCCGCGCCCGCGACGTCACCATCCGCCAGGTACTCACGCATACTTCCGGCTACTCGGACTTCTGGCCGCAGGACTACGTCATGCCGATGATGCTCAAGCCGACCACCGCCGCCCAGATCATGGACACCTGGGCGCGCAAGCCGCTCGACTTCGAGCCCGGCACGCGCTGGCAGTACAGCAACACCGGCTACGTCATCGCCGGCGCCATCATCGAGAAAGTCACCGGCAAGCCCTACTTCCAATTCCTGCGCGACCACATCTTCACGCCCCTGAACATGACCAGCGTGGCTGACTTCGACCAGCACGGCGTTGCCCCGACCGATCCCACCGGCTACCTGCGCTATGGACTCGGCCCGGCGCGCGTTGCGCCGGCCGAAGGCGCCGGCTGGATGTTTGCCGCCGGCGAGCTCGCCATGACCGCCGAGGATCTCGCCAGGTGGGACATCGCGCTCATCGAGCGCAAGATCATGAGCCCCGCGTCGTACCAGCAGTTCGAAACCGAAACCGTGCTCGCCAACGGCCTGGGCACGCAGTACGGGCTGGGCGTCTTCGTGCGTTCCGAGTCCGGACATCGCGCGCTCACCCACGGCGGCGAGGTTTCCGGCTTCACCGCCACCAACACTGTCTTTCCCGACGATCGCGTTGCCGTCGTCGTGCTCACCAACCAGGACGCGGCCAATGCATCCGGCACCATTGCCAAGAAGCTGGCCACGCTCGCGCTTCAGGACGCCGACACTGCCCGCAAGCTGGAGCAGGCGCAACAGATCTTTGCCGGGCTGCAGAAGGGGACCATCAATCGCGCGCTCTTTACCGACAATGCCAACAGCTACTTCAGCGAGCAGGCGCTGAAGGACTTTGCCTCCAGCCTCGGCCCGCTGGGCGCGCCCAAGGAATTCACCCAGACCAACCAATCGCTGCGCGGCGGCATGATGCTGCGCGTTTACCAGGTGAAATTCGCCGACAAGGCGCTGCGCGCCTGGACCTTCGAAATGCCCGACGGCAAGCTGGAGCAATACCAGGTCGCCGCCGCGGATTGA
- the hpnI gene encoding bacteriohopanetetrol glucosamine biosynthesis glycosyltransferase HpnI, with protein MPQFLLLVALLGLVSSTGFLLLVMVAARRFRRRARSAAAAAAAFSDTDFPPVSVLKPVCGLEPMLAENLESFFRQDYPTFELIFGARTPDDPAIAVINQLRDRYPNVKARCIFSGEPTWPNPRVYSEHKMLAAARHDYIVMGDSDVRVPRNYLRSIIAPLRDPRVGLVTCMYRGRPSGGVWSRLEAAGFSVEFASGVLVADLLEGMKFALGPTTATRKDVLAQIGGLGVLADYHSEDYEIGRQVDAAGYRVLLSHVVIDHVTLNRAMISRQVRWMRCTRSSRPAGHIGNGLTFATPFALLGFLVAAVWGHWTLAFALLAWGIVNRWLQALVVGWGVARDPEVWRFLWYYPLRDLLGFLFWLASFTGRTITWRGELYRLGPSGRVVSLRHGPPAEPASHAAPVRPTGTH; from the coding sequence ATGCCTCAGTTTCTGCTGTTGGTCGCGCTATTGGGGCTGGTTAGTTCGACCGGCTTTCTCCTGCTGGTGATGGTGGCGGCGCGCCGTTTCCGCAGGCGCGCGCGCAGTGCCGCCGCTGCAGCCGCCGCGTTCAGCGATACCGACTTTCCTCCGGTCAGCGTGCTCAAGCCCGTCTGCGGCCTGGAACCCATGCTGGCGGAAAATCTGGAAAGCTTTTTCCGGCAGGACTACCCCACCTTCGAGCTGATCTTTGGCGCGCGCACGCCCGACGATCCCGCGATCGCCGTGATCAACCAGCTTCGCGATCGCTATCCCAACGTCAAGGCTCGCTGCATTTTCTCCGGCGAGCCCACCTGGCCGAACCCGCGCGTGTACTCCGAACACAAGATGCTGGCCGCCGCCCGGCACGACTACATCGTCATGGGCGACAGCGACGTGCGCGTTCCCCGCAACTACCTGCGCAGCATCATCGCTCCCCTGCGTGACCCGCGCGTCGGGCTGGTCACCTGCATGTATCGCGGCCGGCCCAGCGGAGGCGTTTGGTCGCGCCTGGAAGCCGCCGGCTTCTCCGTGGAATTCGCTTCCGGCGTGCTGGTTGCCGACTTACTCGAGGGCATGAAGTTCGCTCTCGGCCCCACCACCGCCACCCGCAAGGATGTGCTGGCGCAGATCGGCGGCCTCGGCGTGCTCGCCGACTATCACTCCGAAGACTACGAGATCGGACGCCAGGTGGACGCCGCCGGCTACCGCGTCCTGCTCTCGCACGTCGTCATCGACCACGTCACCCTCAACCGCGCCATGATCAGCCGCCAGGTCCGCTGGATGCGCTGCACCCGCTCCTCGCGTCCTGCCGGTCACATCGGCAACGGCCTTACCTTCGCCACGCCGTTCGCATTGCTCGGCTTCCTCGTCGCCGCCGTCTGGGGACACTGGACGCTCGCCTTCGCGCTGCTTGCCTGGGGCATCGTCAACCGCTGGCTGCAGGCCTTAGTCGTCGGATGGGGCGTGGCGCGCGATCCCGAAGTCTGGCGCTTCCTCTGGTACTACCCGCTCCGTGACCTGCTCGGATTTTTGTTCTGGCTCGCCAGCTTCACCGGACGCACTATCACCTGGCGCGGCGAACTCTACCGCCTTGGCCCCAGCGGGCGCGTCGTCAGCCTCCGCCACGGCCCTCCCGCCGAACCTGCCTCCCACGCCGCTCCCGTACGCCCTACCGGAACGCATTAG
- a CDS encoding MFS transporter gives MSFAQRLREIRTGFERPFWVANITEIFERLSYYGAFSSLALYLQEKLNFSTQQTGTLTGIFGGMVWFLAIFGGATADRLGFRRALSIAYFILATAYFLIGSIGAPWLAPARDAVPLGLFVGFILILPALGVSLVKPCVVGTTARASKDNVRSIGYSIYYTMVNIGGAAGPYVASWAHRHLGVENVYRVAALSVFAMFFVVLIFFREPRKAGDAPPPSIAEVAGNFCVVLGNYKLVLPALLVALLLGVLSLFLPWGVTIPWWLWTALLVLVLAGISRFMWFLVLFTGYWVVFWQQYISLPGYIHRYINANADVELILITDGLTVIALTLAVNYATRKIPAFHAVIVGTVITSLAWVILALRPTVWGAVLSLFVLALGEIIQSPRYYEYISRLAPPGQQGTYMGFAFLPIGIGSLIGGWFGGRLAHHYGEVTHQPNRFWFAVTAVGLATAMLLWIYNKIVRPVQANEQAAAPN, from the coding sequence TTGAGCTTTGCGCAGCGCCTGCGCGAGATTCGCACCGGCTTCGAGCGCCCCTTCTGGGTCGCCAACATCACCGAAATTTTCGAGCGCCTTTCCTACTACGGCGCCTTCTCCTCGCTCGCCCTCTACCTGCAGGAGAAACTCAATTTTTCGACCCAGCAGACCGGCACGCTCACCGGCATTTTCGGCGGCATGGTCTGGTTTCTCGCCATCTTCGGCGGCGCTACCGCCGACCGCCTCGGATTCCGCCGCGCCCTCTCCATCGCCTACTTTATTCTGGCGACTGCATATTTCCTGATCGGCTCCATCGGTGCGCCCTGGCTGGCGCCGGCGCGTGACGCCGTGCCCCTCGGCCTGTTCGTCGGCTTCATCCTGATTCTTCCCGCGCTGGGCGTCTCGCTGGTGAAGCCCTGTGTGGTCGGTACTACGGCGCGCGCGTCGAAGGACAACGTGCGCTCCATCGGCTACTCGATTTACTACACGATGGTGAATATCGGCGGCGCCGCCGGCCCCTATGTCGCATCCTGGGCGCATCGTCACCTTGGCGTGGAAAACGTCTATCGCGTTGCCGCCCTCAGCGTCTTCGCCATGTTCTTCGTCGTGCTGATCTTTTTCCGCGAGCCACGAAAAGCCGGCGACGCGCCACCACCCTCCATTGCCGAAGTCGCGGGCAATTTCTGCGTCGTCCTCGGTAACTACAAGCTGGTTTTGCCGGCATTGCTTGTCGCCCTGCTCCTCGGCGTTCTTTCACTCTTCCTGCCGTGGGGTGTCACCATTCCCTGGTGGCTCTGGACCGCGCTGCTGGTGCTGGTGCTGGCCGGCATCAGCCGCTTCATGTGGTTCCTGGTGCTGTTCACCGGATACTGGGTGGTTTTCTGGCAGCAGTACATCAGCTTGCCGGGATACATCCACCGCTACATCAACGCCAACGCCGATGTCGAACTGATCCTGATCACCGACGGCCTCACCGTCATCGCACTCACCCTGGCGGTGAATTACGCGACGCGCAAAATTCCCGCGTTCCATGCCGTCATCGTGGGTACGGTGATCACATCGCTGGCCTGGGTGATCCTAGCCCTTCGCCCGACCGTGTGGGGCGCGGTGCTGTCGTTGTTTGTGCTCGCGCTGGGCGAGATCATCCAGTCGCCGCGCTATTACGAGTACATCTCCCGCCTTGCCCCGCCCGGCCAGCAAGGCACCTATATGGGCTTCGCCTTCCTGCCCATCGGGATCGGGTCACTCATCGGCGGATGGTTTGGTGGACGCCTCGCCCACCACTACGGCGAAGTCACGCACCAGCCCAACCGTTTCTGGTTTGCCGTGACCGCCGTCGGCCTCGCGACCGCCATGCTATTGTGGATCTACAACAAAATCGTCCGCCCTGTTCAAGCGAACGAACAAGCAGCCGCACCAAACTGA
- a CDS encoding DUF167 domain-containing protein: MLKISDTPHGATFAVRLHPRAKKNAITGSLGDALKISLTALPVEGRANDACIEFLADLLKLPRSSITIAAGQSSRNKLIRIAGVSAAEVGARLRRALPASA, encoded by the coding sequence ATGTTGAAAATTAGCGACACCCCGCACGGTGCCACCTTCGCTGTCCGCCTCCACCCGCGCGCCAAGAAGAACGCCATCACCGGCTCGCTCGGCGACGCCCTCAAAATCTCCCTCACTGCGCTGCCGGTCGAGGGCCGCGCCAACGACGCCTGCATCGAATTTCTCGCCGATCTTTTGAAGCTGCCGCGTTCCTCGATTACCATAGCCGCGGGCCAATCCAGTCGTAATAAACTGATTCGCATTGCCGGGGTGAGCGCCGCCGAGGTTGGAGCGCGCTTGCGCCGCGCTTTGCCGGCAAGTGCGTGA
- a CDS encoding YggS family pyridoxal phosphate-dependent enzyme has protein sequence MSIAENLAEVRERIAAAARRASRSPGDIALMAVTKTFGPDAIRAAYDAGQRLFGENRVQEFAGKVDALRDVTDADFHMIGHLQTNKAAKAVEVFSAVDSVDSLKLAEKLNAAAEKLGKSVPVLIELNLGGEESKSGVAPVSQEFGALLEAVPCLTHLVFHGLMTIPPFSQDPQAARPYFRRLREIRDNIARRNLPAIRLDTLSMGMSHDFGVAIEEGSTCVRLGTAIFGERTTK, from the coding sequence ATGTCCATCGCCGAAAATCTCGCTGAGGTCCGCGAGCGCATCGCCGCCGCCGCCCGCCGTGCCTCGCGTTCGCCCGGCGACATCGCGCTCATGGCGGTCACCAAGACTTTCGGTCCCGACGCCATCCGCGCCGCCTACGACGCCGGCCAGCGCCTCTTCGGCGAAAACCGCGTCCAGGAATTCGCCGGTAAGGTCGATGCGCTGCGCGATGTCACCGACGCCGACTTCCACATGATCGGCCACCTGCAAACCAACAAGGCCGCCAAAGCAGTTGAAGTTTTCTCCGCCGTAGATTCGGTGGATTCGCTGAAGCTGGCGGAAAAACTCAACGCCGCCGCCGAAAAACTCGGCAAGAGCGTTCCCGTGCTGATCGAGCTCAACCTCGGCGGAGAAGAGTCGAAGAGCGGTGTCGCGCCCGTATCGCAGGAATTCGGAGCATTGCTCGAAGCCGTGCCGTGCCTAACACACCTCGTTTTCCATGGCTTGATGACGATTCCACCCTTCTCTCAGGATCCCCAAGCCGCGCGCCCCTACTTCCGCCGCCTGCGCGAAATCCGCGACAACATTGCCCGCCGCAATCTTCCCGCCATCCGCCTCGATACGCTCTCCATGGGCATGTCGCACGACTTCGGAGTCGCCATCGAAGAAGGCTCCACCTGCGTCCGCCTAGGCACCGCGATCTTTGGCGAACGAACTACCAAATAA